The Desulfovibrio sp. G11 region GGGGCCGTCAGGAGAATATTTTTGTCTGATAGTTATATATTCAAATGTTATATGTTTTATATTATGATACCACCCAGGCGGGTTGCCTGACCATAAGAAAGCCCGTTGGCAACGGAGAAACACCTTGCCGATAACGGCGGACAGGCTAAATGCAGGCGTGTTTTTTCGCTCTTCCGGCAGGGGGCTTCAATGTGGTGTGTTTTGATGCTTTTGGGGTACAAAGGGGCGGCAATCTGTCTGAACTCCAGGCAGGCCGGGGATAATACGCGCAAGATGGAAAAGCATGTTTCGTTTCGTGAAGCTTTTCCCGTTGTCTGGTGCGTCAACCCGCTGTTTTTGCTGTTTCAATGTGCCGTTTTCAGACTATGGCAGTTGTAAACACCCATTCTGGTAATTTCCGGCAAGATGTCTGGAGCCGTGATTCTGCCAAAGGGCTTGCATAAAAAAAATTTGGCAAGTAGGGATTGAATCTGCCGCATTTACCCGGGTATATGTGTGCGCTGCGGGGGGCGGGGTTGTCGCCCGTGCGTTCACTGGTGGGCGGTTCTGCCGTTCACGCTGAACATAAAAAATTTGGAGGATTTGTAATGAAACGTCTTGTTGCGCTTTTTGTCGCCGTGGGTCTGATCTGTGGGCTTGCTCTCAGCACGGCTCCCACTGCGGGGGCGGCTACTGTCATCAAAATGGCCGGTATGAAGCCGGAAGGCGAACCGGAAACCATAGGCATGCACCTGTTTGGCAAGTATCTGAAAGAACTTTCCAACGGCAAATATGAAGTGCAGGTTTTCCCCAACAGCCAGCTTGGCAAGGAAGACGCCTACATTGCCGCGACCCGCAAGGGCATTATTCAGATGTGCGCCACCGGCACCCAGACCTCGGCTCTGCATCCGGCCATGGCCATGCTTGAAACCCCCATGCTGTTCGACAATCTTGACCATGCCCGCCGCGCCATGGAAGGCAAGACGTTTGATCTGATCAATGAGGGTTTTACCGAAAAGTCCGGCCTGCGTACCCTTAACGCCTTTCCTTTGGGCTTCCGCCACTTCTATTCCAAAAAGCCCATCAAGGACGTGAAGGATCTTGAAGGCATGCGCATGCGTGTACCCAATATTCCCCTGTACACCAACTTTGCCAAGGAATGCGGCATCAGCGGGCAGCCCATGCCCTTCGCCGAAGTCCCCGGCGCCCTTGACCAGGGTGTGATTGACGGCGGCGACAGCCCCCTTGCGGACATCGTCAGCCTCAAGATGTACGAAATCACTCCCGAGATCAGCCTTTCCGGCCATATCCTGGTCATCCATTCCCTCTACATCAACGACAAATTCTTCAAGTCCCTGCCTGAACAGGACCAGAAGTGGATTGAAGAGGCCGCCAAGCGTTCCGCCGATGACGTGTGGGCTATGGTTGCGGACGGCGATGAAAAGGCCAAGGCCACCATTCTTGCCAACAAGGGCAATATTCATGAGCCGAGCAAGGAACTTCATGAGCATCTGGTGAATGCCGGCAAGCGCAGCTGGAAGCTTTTTTACGACACTGTACCCAATGCCCAGGCTATTCTTGATAGCGCCGACAGCTATCGTGAATCCAAATAAGACACAGTATGTTGCTACAAAGGGCCGGAAAGCATTTTCCGGTCCTTTGTAGCAAGCAAGCCAGACAGGCCGTGCCGCATGACAGGCGGCTGCGTGCCGTTTTCGCAGAGGTTGCAGATGCAAAACGAAAATTCAAAAGAATATCCCCCGGACCACGCTCCCGGAGTATACACCCTACATGAACCGGACCTGAATCCGCCCAAAGAGACAAAAGCTCAGCTGCTTTTTGAAATTTTTTGTGCAGCGATTTTTTTGGGTATGATCGGCCTGGTTTTTTATAACGCTTTTCTGCGTTACGTTTTTTCGTCCAGCTATCCTCCCAGTGAGGAATGGGCGCGCTTTCTTTTCATTTACATCACGTTTTTCGGCGCCATCGAAGCTTTTTACCGCAACAAACACATTGCTGTGGACATGTTTGTGGTGCTGCTCAAGGGCGCATCGCGCAAGTATGTTGATATTACAGCATCACTTTGCAGCATTTTTGCCCTGGGGCTGCTGCTGTACGGCGGCATCGTCAACGTGTTGCAGACCATGGATACCTATTCCGTGGCCACGGATGTCAATATGGCCTTTATCAACGGCACCTTGCCCATCATGGCCTTTTGCGCCCTGATCTTCCAGTTGCGCTCCCTGGCGGTGCTCATACGCCGTCCGGCAGATACCTTCCATAAGGGATAGGAGAGAAAAATGGAGCTGTTTATTTTTCTGGGAACTCTCTTTTTCTTTCTTGCTCTTGGCATTCCTATCGCTCTGGTTCTGGTGCTCTGCGCCATAGTGCTCATGTGGCACTCCGGCATGTGGGACGCCATGATCATCCCAGGCAGCATGCTGGACGGGGCCAACAACTATCCCCTCATGGCCATTCCCTTTTTTGTGTTCGCCGGCGAAATCATGTCCGCAGGCGGCCTTTCAAAAAGGGTGGTGCAACTGGCCCAGCTCATGATCGGCCGGGTTCGCGGCGGGCTTGGCTATGCGGCCATTATCGCGAGTATTCTTTTTGCAGGTCTTATGGGCAGCTCTGTTGGCGAAGCCGCGGCTTTGGGCGGGCTGCTGCTGCCCATGATGAAACAGGTGGGTTACCATCCGGGCCGCGCCGGGGCTGTTATTGCCTCGGGCGCCATTCTTGGTCCCATCATTCCGCCGAGCACCAACTTCATTCTGCTTGGCGCCACCATCAGCGGCCTTTCCATTACCAAGCTGTTCATGATCGGCCTTGTGCCCGGCATCATGATCGGTCTGGCACTCATGGTCGTGTGGTTCTTTGTGGTACGCATCGACGGCTACAACGAAACCATTACCTTTACCAGGGCCGAAGCCATAAAGATTCTTTTTGATGCAACCCCGGCCTTCATGATGCCGGTGCTGCTGCTGGGCGGTATCCGTTTCGGGATATTCACCCCCACTGAGGGCGGCGCCTTTGCGGCCATCTACGCCATCGCGGTGTGCATGCTCTATTACCGCGAGCTTTCATTTCGTGATCTTTTGCGTGTGAGCGCCCGCGCCGCGCACACGACTTCTGTGGTCATGCTGGTTGTTGCCGCAGCCACTGCGGTGGGCTGGTTTATCACCATTGCGCAGATACCCAATCAGATGACAGCGTTGTTTACGCCCCTGATTGACAATCCCATTATGCTGCTGCTGGCGATCAACCTTTTCCTCTTCCTTATCGGCATGGTCATGGACCTGACGCCCAATATCCTGATCTTTGCGCCGGTGTTTTACCCGTTGATCCAGCAGGCGGGCATTGACCCGTATTACTTCGGGCTGCTTTTTGTGCTCAACCTCGGTATCGGCGTCATTACTCCGCCGGTGGGCACTGTGCTTTACGTTGTTTGCGGCATCGGCAATATCAAAATCACGCAACTGGTTGTCAAACTGGTTCCCTTCATTTTGATAGAAGCTGTTATGCTGCTCCTGCTGCTTTTCTTCCCCTCCCTGTCGCTTACGCCCCTCAACTGGCTTATGGGCGGCAACTAGGGCATTTCGGACTGAAAAGTTCTGGTCACTACAGAAAAGCCGCTCCTTAAGGAGCGGCTTTTTCATGGCGCGTCCAATCCCGGCCATGGCCGGAAAAGCGTTTTACAGCCGAAAGCAGAGTAAAAATTGCTGCCGCTTATGGGGAAAAGACCGGGTGAGACCGACAGGGCAAAAGAAGGTGGCGACAGTCAGCGCCAGAAAGACTCCGCGTACCCCAGGTCTTCCACCACCAGGGTGGGCTGAATGATTTCTTTTTCAAGGTCAGCCTGCACAGCCTCGCCGCTCAGCACCAGAATGAAGTCAATACCGGCATTTTCGGCCAGTTTTTTATCTGTGCTGAGGCGGTCGCCCACCATGACCATTTCATCTTTCGTGTAATGCCCCAGAAGCGGAGCCAGCACAGTGGGGTCCGGCTTGCCGAAAATGTGCTGCGGGCTGCGCCCGGTGGCGGTCTGGTACAGGCTGATGAAACTGCCCACATCAGGCAGAGGGCCTTCGGGGGAGGGGCATACAAGGTCGGGATGCGTTGCCAGAAAGAGTACCCTGTCATCCTGAAGCAAGAGGGCCGACCGGGCCAGTTTTTCGTAGGTCAGTTCGGTATCGTAGGCCAGGATGACCGCCTGCGCGCCATCTTCCGTCAGTTGCAGTTCGGGCATACGGCTTTGCAGGTCGCGTTGAAAATCGCTGTTTCCCACAGGGTAGGCCCGGTGGATACCGTTGACCCGCAGAAAATCTACCAGCGGACTTACCGGCGAGAGCATGCGTTCAATACTGGCGGGTATGCCCATGCCCTGGAGTTTTTCCACATAGCTTGCCGGAGACTTGGACGTATTATTGCTGAGAAAATAAAAATCCAGGCTATGCCAGTGCCGCTGTATAAAATTTACGGCCCCCTCAATGGGGATATGCCCAAGGTATACGGTTCCGTCCATATCCAGAATCACACAGCGTTTCTTTGACCAGTTCATGACATTCCTTTTTTGTGTATCGCGTGTCACGTTTTTCATTCCGTTCTTTCTTGAAAAAATGAAGAGCAGGCAGGATAGATTCAACTTTTTAATAAGATTCGCAAGCTTGACGCAAGACAGCAAAAAGCTCAACATGACAGGCAGAAAGAACAGATGTCATCCTGCCCTGCAAGGCCGGCCCGAACAGGAGCGGCCCGCCTATCCTATCCGGACATGGTTGCATAAGCTACATATATATCAGGAGACTGCATGCTGGAAACAACCGTTGTAGTCATTGGAGGCGGCGCGACCGGTATTGGTGCGCTGCGAGACCTGTGCATGCGGGGAATTCCCGCCATTCTGCTTGAGCAGGGGGGCATCGCCCACGGCACCAGCTCACGCTTTCATGGTCTGCTGCACAGCGGAGCGCGCTATGTCGTCAATGACAATGAATCCGCCCGGGAATGTATTGAGGAAAATATGATCGTGCGTCGTATCGGCAGACAATGCGTTGAGGAAACCGAAGGGTTCTTCGCGCTTACGCCGCAGGACGACCCCGCATATGTTGAAAAATTTGTGGCTGGCTGTCGCGAGGCAGGCATTGACGCGCAAGAAATTGAAGTTGCCGAGGCCTTGCGGCTGGAGCCGAATCTTTCGCCTGAGGTCCGCCGGGTTTTTCGTGTGCCCGATTCCTGTGTAGACGGTTTTCGCCTGGTGCTGCATAACGCCATGTCGGCCCGGCGCCATGGCGGGCGCATGCTCACCTATCATGAGGCCACCGCCATAACGCTGCGCAATGGCCGTGTATGCGGTGTCACAGCCGTTGATCGCCATACCGGGGCAACAGTTGAAATCGCCTGTCAGTGCGTCATCAATGCGGCCGGCTCGTGGGCCGGGCGCATCGCGGGCATGGCGGGCCTTGATGTGGCGCTTTCGCCCGACAGGGGAACGCTGGTGGTTTTCAACCACCGTTTTACCTCCAGAGTCATCAACCGTCTGCATCCCAGTGGCGACGGGGATATTTTTGTGCCGCATGGTTCCATCACCATTCTCGGCACCACATCCGCGTCCACCGACAGACCGGACGACACCACGCCTACAACTGAAGAGGTGCTGCGTCTGCTTGATATCGGCGAACCGCTTTTTCCCCAGGTGCGCCAGTACCGCATTCTGCGTGCCTTTGCCGGCACACGCCCGTTGTATACCCCGGGCGGAGCGGCAGGGCGCAAGGCCAGCCGTAATTTTCATATTGTGGATCATGCGGATGAGGGCCTTGAGGGCATGGTCAGTATTTTCGGTGGCAAACTTACCACCTACCGTCTTATGGCTGAGCGGGTTGTTGACAGGGTTTGCGCCAAGCTGGGGCATAGTGCTGTCTGCCGCACGGCTACAGAAGCCCTTGTGCCGGACGCGGACGAAGCTACGCTCAAACGGGCGGCCCGCTTTTTTCCCATGCAGGGCCTGAATCTCATGGCCGACCGGCTTGGTGATGACCTTCCGTCAGTGCTGGAACTGGCCGAACAGCAGGCGGGCAATCCGCTGATCTGCGAATGCGAAATGGTGAGCCTGGCTGAAATTGAATATGTGGCGCGCCAGCCTGCCACATTTTCTCTTACTGACATACGCTTGCGTACGCGCCTTGGCATGGGAACCTGCCAGGGAGCGTTTTGTTCCCTGCGCACGGTCGGTGCGCTTGCCGAGCACGGCGTGCAGCTTGAGCTGACGCCCACGGACAATGTCCGGCGTTTTCTTCAGGAGCGGTGGGGCGGGCTGCGCTTTGCCCTATGGGGCATGCAGGCCCGTGAAATGGAACTGAGCCGTGCCATTTACGCTACTACCCTCAACCTGGATGGAGCCGCTCATGAGCAGGATCGTTGACGTACTTGTGGCCGGTTCCGGCATGGCCGGGCTTGTGGCCGCCCTTACTGCCGCGAGCCAGGGTAAAAAGGTCCGCATGCTTACCACGGGCATGGGATCTCTCGCCATAAGCGGCGGCAATGTTGATGTTCTGGCTTATGCTGACGGCAGATATGTGTCCGACCCCTGGGCGGGGATGGCGCTTTTGCCTGCCGAACATCCGTACCGGCTTATGGGCGCGGAATGTGTACGCGAAGCCATAGCGTTTTTCCTGCGCCAGATGGAAGCCCGCCAGTGGCCCATGCAGGCCGCATCCACACCGTCGGGGCAGGCCTGCAATGTGCAGATGCCCACTATTATGGGAACGCTCAAGCCGACCCACCTTTTGCCGGCAGGGGTGAACATCAAGGCCCTCAACGAGGCGCGGCGTATCCTCGTGGTCAGCGTGGAAGGACTGCGCGACTGCCGCCCGGCGCTTGTCATAAGCCAGTTGCAGCGTTACAGGGCCTGGGCCGACAGGGAATTCGCCCAGTTGACCGTGTCTTCACCTCTGGGCGAAACGCATCGTAGTGCCACGGCTCTTGATCTTGCGCGCCTGATGGATAAGCCGCAAAGCCGTCAATGGCTGCTTGAGGCCCTGAAATCCCACGCAGGTTCCTGTGACCTTGTTCTTTTGCCGCCCGTCTGCGGGAGCAAGGCCCGGCCGGATACCTGGCAGGCCGTTGAAGCCGCTGCGGAATGTCCTGTTGTGGAAATGCTGTCCATTCCTCCGGGAGTGGGGGGGCTGAGGCTGCGCGATGCGCTTTTGCGGGCCTTACGGGAATATGATTTTGAACTTTTTGAAAATGCCAGGGTGCTTCACGCTGAAACTGCCGGTAAAAAATGCATGGCGCTTGTGGCTGAGGCCTCCGGCCAGGAGCGCCGCCACGAGGCCCGCACGTTTGTGCTTGCTACGGGCGGTATTCTGGGGGGCGGACTTGACCTGGCTCCCGGTTCCGCGCGTGAAAGCATCATGGGGCTGGATATTGCCGTGCCGGATGATGTGGAGCTGTGGTCGGAAGCCGAGCTTTTCGGCAAGCATCTGTTTGCCCGCATGGGGGTGCGTGTGGACAGCACCATGCGCCCGGTAAGTTCCCAGGCCGCGGTTTGCTGGAATAACGTTTTTTTTGCGGGGCGCAGCTTGGGCGGCTACGATTACGCAACGGAAAAGAGCGGTCACGGCGTTGCCGTCGCCACCGGCTGGCAGGCCGGACGTATGGCCGCGGCGGCAGCCTCGGAGGAAAGTATATGAGCACGCGCATAAATCCCGATCACTGCATCGCCTGCACCACCTGCGTTGTGCATTGTCCCGTGGCTGACGCTACTTCAAAGTTTCTTGGTCCCCGCATGATCGGGCCAGCCTATGAGCGCTTCCGTCTGCTGGGGCTGAATGAAGACCCGTCTCTGCACTATTGTTCCAACTGCAAAAATTGCGATATCACCTGCCCGCACGGCGTACCTGTCTCCAGCCTGAACATGATGGCGCGGGCCGACCAGTGCAAAAAAATGCCTCCCGGCCTGCGTGACTGGATTCTGGGGCATGGCGAACTGATGGCGAAGTGGCTGCACCTTATCCCGGCGGTGCTTAAAAACTTTGGCATGCTCAATCCGGTGACGCGACAGGTGCTGCACAGGCTCGGCATTCACAAGCGCGCTCCCTTGCCCGCTTTTGCAGGCCGTAATTTCCGCACATTGGCGCGCCGGGTGAAACAGCCGGAAACCGGGCGTAATGTGGTTTTTTATCCCGGCTGTTATGTGGATGTGTATGATCCGCAAACCGGGCTGGACATGATCTGGGCCATGAACCGGGCAGGCTACAAGGTTATAGTGCCGCAAGATATCGTATGCTGCGGCCTGCCTATGGTTGCCAACGGCTTTTGGCAGCACGCCAGAAGCAATGCCGAGCACAACCTGCGTGCTCTGGCGCAGTGGCGTGATCAGGGCCTGCCGGTGGTTACGGGCTGCCCCAGTTGCGCCCTCATGTTCCGTGTGGACCTGCCCGAATACTTTCCTGATCTGGATGCAAAGTATGGCGCATGCCGCCTGGACGATGCGCAGGATTTTTTGCTGGCTTGCGCCGATTCCGGAGATCTGGACACGTCTCCGGGCAAATCCCTGCAAGACCAGCCGGATATGAGAATCATCTATCATGCCCCCTGTCATTTGCGGGCTCAGGGCAACGGTCTGCCCAGCCTTGAGCTTTTGCGGCGGTTGCCCGGAGTCAGCGTCAGTGATGCGCATGCCGGCTGCTGCGGCATTTCCGGCAGCTATGGCTTTAAAACTGAAAAATATGACATTGCTCAAGAGGTGGGGGCCGAGCTTTTTGCTGCGGTCAGGGAAAGCGGCGCGGATATTTCCGCTTCAGAATGCGGAACCTGCCGTGTGCAGATCAGGCATGGCAGCGGTAAAGACTGCCTGCACCCTGTGAGCATCCTGCGGAGCAGGCTGGAAGCCGGGGGCAAAAGCAAAAAAGAATAAAACAAGAGGGCGGGTTTCCGCCCTTTCTTGTGAATAAGCCTCTACTATAAAAGAGACGCGGTTTCAAGTTCAAAGTGCAACACCCAGTCCTTGGGTATTGGCGTCTTCTAAAAAAACTTCATAGGGTGTCTTAAACCCAAGGCATTTTCTAGGCCGCCAGTTCAAGCGGCACATTGCCGCTATGATCTCATCTTGCGTGACCGATGCCAAGCTTACCCCCTTGGGGAAGTATTGGCGTAGAAGGCCATTGGAGTTCTCGTTCAAGCCACGCTCCCACGAATGGTAGGGGTGCGCAAAAAATCCCTGAGCCTCGAGTGTAGCTGACACATCGGCATGGTAGCTGAACTCCTTGCCGTTATCATAGGTAATAGTCTGAACAAAGTCCTTAATGGGTGTCAAGAGTCCTTCAATGACCCGCCTTACTTCGCTGGCGCTTTTGTTGGGAGCCTTGCCAAACAGGAAAAGACGACTTTTACGCTCTGCAAGTGTCACCAAAACGGGGCCTCCTTTACTGCCTTCAACGGTATCAGCCTCCCAATCACCAAGGCGTGAGCGCTCGGCAACAATGGACGGGCGTATGTCTATGCTGATACGCCCCTTGATTTGACCTCGTCTGTCGGGTTTGCCATATCGTCGTTTGCGTTTGCGCTGGCAGCGCAAATGGCTGTGCAGCGTTCCTCCTCGTTTTTTGTCCGCCAGAATGTACTGGTAAATCCATTCATGACTGAGGGCAAAACCTTTGCGTTTGAGAACTCCAGAGATTTGCTCCGGACTGAAGTCCTGGTGCAGACACTGTTCAACATACGTCCATACCTCAAGGCCAATGCGCTTCTTCCCTTTACTGGTCTGCCTTTTCTGACTGCGCTTGTGTGCCTGCCTGTAGCGGTAGCCACGCGCCCCGGTATTTCGCGCAAGTTCGCGGCTTACAGTTGAGACGCTACGGCCTATCGCTTTGGCTATGGCCCTCAGTGACGTTCCACTTTTCACTGCCTGGCAGATGTAGTACCGTTCTTCCCTGGCAAGGTGTGCATAGCCCATACGCCCCTCAATCTTTGGTTGGATGGAGAGGCTAAAGGGCTATACCACCTTGCCTTTTCATTCAACCTTGAGGGTGTTGCACTTGCAAGTTGAATCCGCCAGATCCTAAAAGACCATTGCTTGCCGCAACTGCAAACGGATGGTGTCTGCATAGTACAGTCGTGCCGGAATAAACGCAGGGCGGTTTCAGGGAGACTGCTCTCGGGGCGTCCAGGCTATACACTCCGCCAGTGCGAGTAGTCTGGCCTGGCGGGGAGAATACAGCCGCCGAAATATTCAGGCAGGCAGAACCATGTCGGGCGGAAAAAAATTTGGGGCGCTTGGATTTTTTGTCTGCCGCCTGGCTGCGGGCAGAAACCGGAAAGTGCCGGGTAGGGTCCGGTCGGAAAGGAACAGAGTAAAAAATCAGGGCGGGGAACGCATCGTTCCCCGCCCTGATTTGTCATTCTTTATGTTCCGGTTGCGGCTTGCCAGAGGCAAGCGCGACCGGGTGCAGGTGCACGGTGTTTTTTAGAAAAACAGCCAGGTCAGCAAGAAGAACAGGGGAATCAGTATACCCGCCGACCACGCCATGTAGCCGAAAAAGCTGGGCATGCGCACACCTTGGTTTTCGGCGATAGCCCGGACCATAAAGTTGGGCGCGTTGCCGATGTAGGTGTTGGCCCCCATAAAGACTGCGCCTGCTGAAATGGCAGCCAGCGTCGCCGGAATGTCATACATAAGGTGCGCGGCATCGCCGCCGGCGGTATTAAAGAACACCACGTAGGTGGGCGCATTGTCCAGAAAGCTCGACAGCAGACCCGTAAGCCAGAAGTACATGGCGTTGTTCGGCTGTCCGTCGCTGGACACAAGCTGGATAAGTCCTGAAAGTGCACCGTCTGTTCCGGCCTTCAGAATGGCGATGGCCGGAATCATGCTGATAAAGATGCCAAGGAAAATCTTGGCCACCTCTGCAATGGGTGCCCAGGAAAAATCGTTAAGCTTGCGGCAGGTCTGGTCGGTGAAGCGCAGGGAAAGCCCGGCAATGCACAGCAGCAGCACGTCGCGCAGCAGGTTCTGTCCCTCAATGGGTACTCCGTACAGCTCCACCAGAACTCCCATGGGCCAAAGGCCAGAAGCCAGCACCGCCAGCACCACGCCCAACAGGAAGAGCAGGTTGATTGTACCGTCAAGGCCCAGTTTTTCCGTGGAATTTTTGTCGTCAGAAGGCGGAACCGGCTTGCCTTCCTTGGCGTAAAGCCAGGAATCAAGAGCCACATAGATAAGCAGCAGGATAACCGAGAGCAGCAGGGTTTTAAAGAACAGGTTGGTTGTGGTCCAGAAGAAGCTCACACCCTTCAGAAAACCCAGAAACAACGGGGGATCGCCCAGCGGGGTAAGGGAGCCGCCAATGTTGGCTACAAGAAAGATGAAAAAGACCACGCTGTGGGTTTTATGCCGGCGATGGGCATTGGCCCGCAAAAGCGGACGGATGAGCAGCATGGCAGCGCCGGTGGTTCCCATCCAGCTGGCAAGCACGGTTCCCACAGCCAGCAGACCTGTGTTTACCAGTGGGGTGCCGGTGAGCGAACCTTTCAGGCGCACACCTCCTGCCACGGTAAAGAGAGCAAAAAGTAAAATGATAAAGGGTACATAGTCCAGCAGTATGATATGCAAAAGTTCATACAGGGCTACGGAAAAGCCAAATGTGAGCGCACAGGGAACAAGAAAGGCCAAAGCCCAGAATATGGATATCTTGCCGAAATTATGTTCCCAGAAATGTGGCGCGAAAAGGGGCATCACAGCGATGGAAAGCAGCATGCACGCAAAAGGCGCTGCCCAGTAGACGGATAGTTCTGCGCCGGGAACCGTGGGGTGCCCCTGAGCGGCAAAAACTGTCGCGGGAAGAAGAAGCAGTACGGAAAGCGCGGCAAAGGAGGTTAAGTGTCTCAGCATAATTACTCCAGAAGTCTAAGAATGCGTCATGCCTTATGCTGCCATACAGCCTGGTTGCCCAAAACGTATGGGCTTCAGCCTGCCGGATATGCAAATATCCGTAAGCAACAGTCAAAAACAGTTTATCCCTTTCACTACCCTGCCGGAACGCGGGGTTGCCCTGGCAGCAGGTATGTGCCGGAAGCCGGAGGTTTCCGGCGGGCTGCCCCGGCCAGCCGCGTTACCGTGCAGAATGGTTTTTGTTAACGAGCAGTACCGGAATGGGAGCATGGCGCAGCACATGGTGGCTCACACTGCCCAGGACGATGCTCTTTATTTCGCTGACCCCGCGTGTACCCATGATTATCATGGTGCAGTCAAGTTCCTTGGCTGCATCCACAATGGCTTCTGCAGTTTCGCCATACCGGATGTAGGTCTTTATGTCGCAATCCACTTCACCCAGTTCGGCGCGGATGCTTTCAAAAAGGGCTTCAGCATCTTTCTCGTGTTCCTGCTTGAGCTTTTCGCGCTGTTCTCCCCCGATCAGGCTGGGAATCGGCGCAATGCAGTGCAGAAGGTGGAGTGTTTCCCTGCCGGGAATGGCTGCC contains the following coding sequences:
- a CDS encoding sodium:proton antiporter produces the protein MLRHLTSFAALSVLLLLPATVFAAQGHPTVPGAELSVYWAAPFACMLLSIAVMPLFAPHFWEHNFGKISIFWALAFLVPCALTFGFSVALYELLHIILLDYVPFIILLFALFTVAGGVRLKGSLTGTPLVNTGLLAVGTVLASWMGTTGAAMLLIRPLLRANAHRRHKTHSVVFFIFLVANIGGSLTPLGDPPLFLGFLKGVSFFWTTTNLFFKTLLLSVILLLIYVALDSWLYAKEGKPVPPSDDKNSTEKLGLDGTINLLFLLGVVLAVLASGLWPMGVLVELYGVPIEGQNLLRDVLLLCIAGLSLRFTDQTCRKLNDFSWAPIAEVAKIFLGIFISMIPAIAILKAGTDGALSGLIQLVSSDGQPNNAMYFWLTGLLSSFLDNAPTYVVFFNTAGGDAAHLMYDIPATLAAISAGAVFMGANTYIGNAPNFMVRAIAENQGVRMPSFFGYMAWSAGILIPLFFLLTWLFF
- a CDS encoding universal stress protein is translated as MNYSDILIPIDGSEDAKAACRVAAQLTAAIPGRETLHLLHCIAPIPSLIGGEQREKLKQEHEKDAEALFESIRAELGEVDCDIKTYIRYGETAEAIVDAAKELDCTMIIMGTRGVSEIKSIVLGSVSHHVLRHAPIPVLLVNKNHSAR